In Alphaproteobacteria bacterium, the DNA window GCGTGGAACTTAGCGGCCGCGCCGCGCAGAGCTGCGCGCCAAGCGCAATCAACGCCATTGGCGTGAGGGCGCTGCCGCAAATCCTGAGCGGAAGGCCGATCGGCTCGGGCAACGCCAGACCGCTCATCTTGATTGCGAGGCCCAGGATCACCGCCGGCACGAGTGGGGTGCGAAACACTTCCCTCGCAAGTCGTCCGATCCCGACCTCGCCGCGCCCGAGTAGGGGAACGCCCACGATCAGGAGAAGTGTGGTGTGAAGGCTGACCATCACTGCCTGCTGGGGTACCACCGCGACACCGAAGGCGAGTTGGACAAGCGGGATGCCATAGTTGCCCGAATTCGGAAATGCCGTGCCGAGTGCCACGACGGTGCGCGCACTTTCGGAAAGGCCTGCGGCCGTCGCGGCAAGCCATCCGACGGCGAGAAGGACGAAGAATTGGCCGACGGTGAACCAGGCGGCCGCGCCGACGCTTGCTAACGGTACGGGTGCTGTCGCGAGGTTGTAGACAAGAAACGAGGGCAGGACGGCATAGACGACGATTCGGTTGAGCGTCACGACGTCGACCGAGACGCGCTGTCTGAGGAGGTAACCGACCGCGATCAGGAGCACCATCGGGATCGTGATCCCGGTCAACACGTCGAAAAGCAGGGTCATGGACGAGAACTCCGCCGGCGCCCTGGCGTACTCGGTCGCCAGGGCGTGCTGGAAAAGGAAAGGTGGATCGCCGCGGCGGGGCCGGCCCTATCGATCCCCGGCCGGGTGCTTGCGGATAATGGGGAGACGCAACGTCGACCTTAGATTTCCAGGAGCCGCCCGAAGCCGGGAACCGGATCCTTGTAACCGGCGAGGCGCAGGCTATGCCAGGCCATGGCGTGGTTGCTGGAGGTCACCGGTTTGCCGAGTTTCGCCTCGATCGACGCCACATGCTCGGCCAGCCGCACGCTCGTGCACGAGACGAAAACAGCATCCACGGCCGGGTTCCGGCCAAGCTCGAGCGCTGCCGCCTCGACCGAAGCGGGTGTTATCCGGGCAACTTCGTTGTCGTATTCATTGTTGAACGAGCCCATGACCGGGACAGCGACGCCGCGCGCCTCGATGTAGCGGCGCATCATCCGATTGATTTCGTCCGCGTAGGGCGTCAACAGGGCGATGCGCCGAGCGTCGAGGGTCTTGAGGGCCACGAGGGCGGCGGTGATCGGCGTCGTGCAGGGAACATCCGGCCGGGCTTCGCGGATGCGGCGGAACACCGTCTCCTCTCCGATCACCATGGCGCCCGAGGTGCAGCCATAAGCGATGACGTCGAGCCGCTCGCCGGGTCGGATAAGTGCCGTCGCGTCCTTGAGGCCAACCTCCATCGAGGCCAGCATTTCCGGCGTCACTCGATTGCCGCTCAAGATGCGGCTCTCGTAAAAAGCAACGCCGTCGAGGGCGAGCATCTTGCGCCATTCGTGCTCGATCGTGTGGTCGGTCGCAAGCACGATGAGGCCGATCGCGGCGCGCGAGGCGATGCCTGCGTCGAGTTCGAAGGGGAGATGCATCCGGTTGACGAGAAGGCCGTCACTCTCCGCCGATGCCCTCAATGCCTGGCTCATGATGCGCTCCTTCGCCCTGTAACGATGTGCCCAGTACCGTCGTCCCTCATGACCGTGCCTGCGGCCGTCAACCCGTCGCTCGACGGGGCCACAACCTCGACCACTCACAAGCAGCGGTCCGAAATTAACCATCTGCTAATCAGATGCGCCATAATGCCGCATAACGGCCGCCTCGAAAAGTGTTGTGAGGCCAATGCTTCCTCGACTGTTTCACCGATCCGTCGCCGCCCGGAGAGCGCTCGAGTGCAAGGCGGATGAGCGGTGGTAGAAAAATTGTGTCAGCCGTGAATTTTTTATTGCATTCAAGGACGGGATACCTCATATCGACCGGGTTCTCGTGCCAACCGAGACATCTTCTGGTTTGGGGGAGTGTGAAATGTCCACGACTCGCTTCAAATTGGGGATGGACTTGGGGCTCGCGCAGCGCACAGCGAAGGCATCGGCGCCAGCGGTTATGCCCGACTTGTCCAGAACCGCGGCCGGTGCAAGCCCGGCGATTTTTATTGCTGACGACGATGCGCCGAAGGACTACTTCGTCACGCGCAACGGCAAGACTTTTGCCGGCACCCATCTGATCGTCGATCTTTCCGGCGCGGGCCATCTCGACGATGTGCCGTATATCGAGCGCGCGCTGATCGAGGCGGTCGAAGCGGCGGATGCGACTCTCCTCCATATCCACCTTCACCATTTCACGCCCAACGGCGGCGTCTCCGGTGTGGCGGTGCTGGCGGAATCGCACATCAGCATCCATACCTGGCCCGAGCGCGGCTTCGCGGCCCTCGATATCTTCATGTGCGGCCGGGCCAATCCGCACAAATCGATCCCGGTCCTCGAGCGAGCCTTCAAGCCCGAATCGCTCTCGGTGCAGGAATTTCTGCGCGGCGAAGTTCAGGGCGAGGCGGTCGCGGCTGAATAGACGACCGCTTTTGAATTCCGATCGCGGCGAGCCGGCCGAGCACCGTTGGCCGGCTCGTTTCGCGTCTGGGCTTTGCACCTGACATATCGTTTGCACGCCTTCTCGCACTGGTGCAGGTTATGCTCGCAAGTCCGATATGCCAGCGCCTGCATTCGATGCGCGCGTTGCAAAGGTCCGGGGCCGATGACTTGGTCGATTGTCGCTCATGACGCGAAGACCGGCGCATTCGCCGTCGCGGTTACCACGCGATTCTTTGCAGTCGGCGCTTTGTGTCCCCATGTGCAAAGCCACGTCGGCGCGGTCGCGACCCAAGCCCTTATCAATCCGCTCTATGGGCCAAGGGCATTGGCCCTGCTCTCGGACGAGGTCGATCCGACCGAGGCGATTCGGCAGCTCGTGGCACCGGACGACGGCCGCGAGGCGCGGCAGCTCCACATGATCGACCGGCGTGGCCGGATCGGCCAGCACACGGGCAAGAATTGCATCGGCTGGTGCGGGCATCTCAAGGGTGAGGGTTACGCCGTTGCCGGCAACATGCTTACGGGTGCCGCCGTCATCGAGGAAACCGCAAAGGCCTACGAGTCCGGCAAGGCGCTTCCCTTCGCCGAACGGCTGATGGTGGCACTCGGCGCGGGCCAGGTTGCGGGGGGGGACAAACGCGGCAAGCAGTCCGCGGCTTTGCGCATCCACACGAGCGAAACCTATCCTGCCCTCGACCTGAGGGTTGACGACCATCCCGACCCGCTCATCGAGCTTCGCCGCCTTTATGAGGTGAGCAAGCAAATCTTCCAGCCCTTCATGAAGTTCCTCCCGAGTGCTGCAAATCCCGCGGGGATCTACGACCGCGCCGTGATCGACGCCGAGCTTGCCCGGATCGCGGCCGTGAAGGGGTGAGGGGCCGATCCGCGATGGCGCTAGCCCCCCTCGAGCGGCGGGACAAGGGCGGAAGCGGCACGCCTGCGCTTCTCGACGTGCGCGACCTCAAGACCTACTTCCGCACCGACGAGGGTGAGCATCGCGCCGTCGACGGCGTCTCCTTCTCGGTTGCCGCCGGCCGAACCCTCGGCATCGTCGGGGAGTCCGGGTGCGGGAAGAGCGTCACGTCGCTCACGATCATGGGCCTCGTCCCGTGTCCGCCCGGGCGGATCGCCGGTGGCGAAGTGTTGTTCGAAGGCCGGGACTTGCTGAAGCTTCCGCAGGACCGGCTCAGCGAACTGCGCGGAAACGACATTTCCATGGTCTTCCAGGAACCGATGACGTCGCTCAACCCGGCCTTTACCGTGGGCGAGCAGATCGCCGAGGCGATCCGGCGCCACAAGCGCGTTCCAGCCCGTGAGGCGCGCGAGCGCGCGATCGAGATGCTCCGACGCGTGCGCATTCCGGCTGCCGAGCGGCGATTCGACGACTATCCGCACAAGCTTTCGGGCGGCATGCGTCAGCGGGTGATGATTGCCATGGCGCTCGCCTGCGACCCCAAACTTCTGATCGCGGACGAACCGACAACCGCACTCGATGTCACGATCCAGGCCCAGATCCTCGACCTCATGCGCGAGCTTCGCGAGGCGTTCGGCACGGCGATCGTCATGATTACCCACGATCTCGGCGTGATCGCCGAAATCGCGGACGAGGTGATCGTGATGTACGCGGGGAAAGTCGTCGAGCAAGCGCCGGTCGCAACACTTTTCGAGGACCCCCAGCATCCCTATACGATCGGGCTTCTCGGCGCTCTTCCGAATCTGCACGACGACCAGGCACGGCTCGCCACGATCGAGGGTGCGGTGCCCAATCCGCTGGCGATGCCCGAAGGCTGCAGCTTCAATCCGCGCTGTCCATTCGCCGATGGGGAATGCCGCAAGGCATCCCCCGCCCTTGCCGAAGCCGCACCCGGCCACCTTGCCGCCTGCCTCAAGGCGCCCCTTGCGGAGGGTGTCCGGTGACGGCATCCGTTCCGCGTATGGAGCACGCCGGCGGTGCCGCACCGCTTTTGCAGGTCGACGGCCTCGTGAAGCATTTCGCGGCACGCCGGGACATTCTCGGCCGCGCACGCGGTGCGATCAGGGCGGTCGACGCGGTCGATTTCAGTGTCATGCCGGGGGAGACCCTGGCGCTCGTCGGCGAAAGCGGGTGCGGCAAGTCGACGACGGGCCGTCTCGTCCTACGGCTCATCGAACCGGATGCCGGCGCCATTCGCTTCGACGGCCTTAACGTCCTGGGGCTGACGAGTGCGGAAATGCGCGCACTCCGCCGCAACATGCAAATCGTCTTCCAGGACCCCTACGCATCGCTCAACCCGCGCATGACCGTCGGCCAGATGCTGGCCGAGCCGCTAGCGGTCCACGGCTTGGCCGCGGGGGCCGAGCGGGAGGAACGTGTTGCGGAACTTCTTCGCGTCGTGGGCTTGGCACCCCATCATGCCCGGCGCTACCCCCATGAGTTCTCGGGCGGCCAGCGTCAGCGGATCGGCATCGCCCGAGCACTCGCGGTCGAGCCCAAACTTCTTGTCTGCGACGAGCCCGTCTCGGCCCTCGACGTTTCCGTTCGGGCGCAAGTCGTCAACCTCCTCAAGGATCTCCAGTCCCGGTTCGCCCTGAGCTACATCTTCATCTCGCACGACCTGGCACTCGTGAAGCACATCGCGGACCGGGTCGCGGTCATGTATCTCGGCAAGATCGTCGAGCTGGCCCATAAGAATTCGCTTTTCGCAGCACCGCACCATCCATATACCCAGGCGCTTTTGTCGGCGATCCCGCTGCCCGAGCCGCGACATGTCCGTCAGCGCATGATGCTCGAGGGCGACGTACCGAGCGCCCATGCGGTTCCACCCGGCTGCCGGTTCCATACGCGTTGCCCTCACGCACAGGAACGCTGTCGCACCGACGCGCCGGCATTCAGCGATGACGGCAGCGGGCATTTCACCGCCTGCCATTTTTGGCGCGAAATTCCAACACCACCCGGGCTTGCCGCTCATGACGGCGACCAAGTGCGGAACGCACGGCTCGAGCGGCTTCAAGCCTATTTCACCCAAGGCAAAATCGAGGGAAGCAGCGTATGATCGGCGGCATCGGAAGTTCCTCGCGATGCGACGGCGAGGCCGCCTAGATCAACCCGGGAGGCAGCGGAGTCCAACGAGAACACAGGGAGGCATGCAATGCGCGGGATCGTTAAATTCGTCGTGACCCTTGGCCTTACGGCGGCGCTCTTCGGCACCGCCGATGCCAAGACGCTGCGCATCGGGCTCGCCGAGGATCCGGACATCCTCGATCCGACCTTGGCGCGCACGTTCGTGGGGCGCATCGTGTTCGCCTCGCTCTGCGACAAGCTGTTCGAGATCACGCCCGATCTCAAGATCGTGCCGCAGCTTGCGACCGGATACGAATGGTCGGCGGACAACAAGACGCTCACGATCAAATTGCGCCAGGGTGTCGTGTTCCATGACGGCGAGCAATTCGACGCCCAGGCGGCGAAATTCAGTCTCGAGCGCCATCTCAACATGCAGGGCTCGAACCGCAAGGCTGAAATCAGCGCCGTGCAAAGTGTCGACGCCGTCGACGACAATACGATCCGCCTCAACCTCTCGAAACCCTTTGCACCGCTGCTCGCGGCCCTGACCGACCGCGCCGGCATGATGGTTTCGCCCAAGGCCGCCCAGGCGGAAGCCGGGAATTTCGGCGCCGCCCCCGTGTGCGCCGGCCCCTACAAATTCGTCGAGCGCGTGGCGCAAGACCACATCACCCTGGCCAAGTTCGACAATTATTGGAACAAGGATGCCTTCCACGTCGACCAGGTCGAATTTCGTACGATCATCGATAACCCGGCTCGATTAGCCAACCTCGAATCCGGCAGCCTCGACATGATCGAGCGCCTGCCGCCGACGGACGTGCCGACCGTGCGCAAGGACTCGAAGCTTCAAATCGCAAGCATCACCGAACTCGGCTACCAGAGCATCGAGTTCAACACCAACAACGGACCCATGGCGCAGAGCCCGATCGGGCAGGACCCGCGCCTGCGCGAGGCATTCGAGCTTGCAATCGATCGAGATGCGCTCAACCAAGTCGTCTTCAACGGCGAGTTCACGCCGGGAAACCAGTGGGTCGCACCCGGGAATCCTTATTATGCCAAGGATTTTCCAGTTCCCAAACGCGACGTCGAGAAAGCCAAGGCGCTATTGAAGGCGGCGGGGCATCCCAATCTCGAGGTCACGATGATGACGCCGACGACCCAGGAACCTCAAGCGGTCGCCCAGGTCATCCAGGCCATGGTCAAGGAAGCGGGCATCGACCTCAAGATCCAGTCGGTCGAATTCGCGACTTCGCTCGATCGCGCCGAAAAAGGCGATTTCGAGGCCTACCTGATCGGCTGGAGCGGGCGGAGCGATCCCGACGGCAATATCTACAATTTCGTCGCCTGCAAGGCTCCGCTCAACGACGGGCACTATTGCAACCCCGAACTCGACAAGGTTCTGGACGAATCCCGTGCGTCGAGCGATCCGGCCGCCCGCGCCAAGGTCTATGAAAAGGTCGCCGCGATCGTGCTGAACGAGCGGCCGTGGATTTTCCTTTACCATCGCAAATGGATTTGGGGCTTGACCAAGAATGTCGACGGTTACACCCCCTACCCCGACGGTCTCATTCGCCTTGCCGGAGTGAACTTGAAATAGGACTGGCAGTGGGGGTTCCGCCGACAGGGGCCAGCCCGAGCGAAGCCTTCGGCGTCGCCGCCAGGCAATTCCGATGATCGCTTTCCTCGCCCGCCGTCTGCTGATCGCGATCCCGACGCTTTTCTTCGCTTCGATCATCGTCTTCGGCCTCCAGCAACTCCTTCCGGGCGATCCTGCATTAGCGCTTGCGGGCGAGGATCGGGACCCGGCGGTGATCGCCTATTTTCACGCCAAGTATCACTTGGACGAGCCGCTCCCCGTGCGCTACGGCCTGTGGGTGAGGGACGTCTTTCGCGGCGATCTCGGCGAATCGATTCGGATCAAAGAGCCCGTGGGCAAGCTCGTGCTCGAAAAGCTGCCGGTGACGCTCGAGCTCGGCACCGTCGCGTTTCTGATCGCTCTTTCGATCGGCATACCCGCAGGCATCGTCTCCGCCGTCCGCAGGGGCACAGTGTGGGACTACGGCGCCAATGTCTTCGCACTTTGGGGCATCTCGACGCCGAATTTCTGGCTCGGGATCATGCTGATCCTCCTGCTCTCCGTCGATCTCGGCTGGCTGCCCGCATCGGGATTCGTCCCACCCTCGGAGGACCTCGCCGAAAACCTGCGTACGATCGTCATGCCTGCATTCGTGCTCGGCAATGCCGTCGCCGCCGTGATCATGCGGCACACGCGAAGTGCGATGCTCCAGGTGTTGAGTGCCGACTACGTTCGCACGGCACGCGCCAAGGGTCTTCCGGAGCGCGTTGTGGTGCTGCGCCACAGCTTGCGCAACGCGCTCATTCCCGTGATCACGCTGGGTGCGCTCGAATTCGGCCAGCTTCTGTCCGGTGCCGTGCTCACGGAGCAGGTCTTCACCATTCCCGGCTTCGGTAAGCTGATCGTCGATGCCGTGTTCAATCGCGATTATGCGGTCGTGCAGGGTGTCGTGTTGGTCACCGCAACCATTTACATCTTCCTCAACGTTTGTGCGGACTTCGCCTACTTCCTGGTAAATCCGCGCCTCAGGGCCTAGTGGCGATGACGACCGTCCAGCAAGCGAAAAGCCGAGGGCTGCAGGAACTGAGCCCCTTCGGTCAGGCGATGCGGCGGCTGCTCCGACACCCGAGCGCCGTGTTCGGCGGTGCGGTGGTCGTGTTCTTCGTCGCGATCGCGATCGCCGCCCCCTGGGTCTCGCCCTACGACCCCCTCAAGACGAGCTTTTCCGCCGTGCGCAAGGCGGCGACGCTGGCGCATATCTTCGGCACCGATGAAATCGGCCGTGACGTATTGAGCCGCGTGATATTCGGCGCCCGCGCTTCGCTACTCGCAGGTGTCGTCTCGGTTGCGATCGCGGTCGGGCTCGGCGTGCCGATCGGGCTCGTCTCCGGTTACGCCGGCCGATGGGTTGACGGCATCCTCATGCGCATCACGGACGCCATGCTGGCCTGCCCGTTCCTCATTCTCGCGATCGCCTTTGCCGCATTCCTCGGACCAAGCCTCACCAACGCGATGATCGCGATCGGCGTCTCGGTCATGCCGATTTTCATGCGCCTCACTCGTGCCCAGACTCTCTCGGTCAAGGTCGAGGACTATGTCGAGGCGGCCAAGGCGCTCGGCAATCCCCATTGGCGCATTCTCCTGCGTCACATCCTGCCCAACGTATTGCCGCCTCTGATGGTGCAGGCGACCCTCGCGATCGCGCAGGCGATCATCGCGGAAGCGAGCCTCTCCTTTCTCGGACTAGGCCAGCAGCCGCCGGCCCCCAGTTGGGGCAGCATGCTCAACACCGCCAAGAATTTTCTCGACAACGCGCCGTGGATGGCACTCTGGCCCGGCGTCGCAATCTTCCTCGTGGTGCTCGCGTTCAATCTGCTCGGCGACGGCCTGCGCGACGCACTCGACCCTCGGCGCAAGTGATGCGCCGGGCTCAGGCGGAATCCTCGAAAAGATAACCATCCTGTAGTAAGTCATTTTGGTAACGCCTACTAGATATTGTGTTACAATAAGGTGGGATTGCTGAGGCGCTTCATGTGGAAGAAAAGAGAGCGGCGAGCGGGCTGTATGTTCTTGCTGATTGCGTCGGCGAGTGCCTCTCTTTGGCTCGCCGGCTGTGCAAATGGCTCGGATAGCGCAGGTACCCCCAGCACTTCCGTATCCGGGGCCGCGCAAGGGGGTCAATTTGCCGGCGTCGCCTTGCCGTCGAGCTATACGCTCGACTCCGGCAAGAGCCTTGCCCTTGGCGTCGGCGAGCGTTGGATCGGGCGGATCGTCTTCACGAGCAGCACGTCGAGCCGCGATATGTTCGATTTCTACCGCAGCGAAATGCCGAAATTCGGCTGGAACGAGGGGGCCGTGGTGCAGTCGGAAACGAGTATCCTCACCTTCGATTCGCCTGCAACCGAGCGGACAGCCATTGTCCAAATCAGTTCACGTACGCTCGGCGGCGCCTACGTCGAAATGGTCGTATCGCCCACCGCATCGAGTGCGGCCGGGTCCAACACAACTCAAGGTTACAGCAACAATTCGTCCAGCCGGCCCGTCCCCGCAACAAAGCCGGCGGCCCGACCGCCTGCCGTGAGCGCTCAACCGTTGCAATAACTTCCGGTCGTTCTACAAAAGA includes these proteins:
- a CDS encoding AEC family transporter, whose product is MTLLFDVLTGITIPMVLLIAVGYLLRQRVSVDVVTLNRIVVYAVLPSFLVYNLATAPVPLASVGAAAWFTVGQFFVLLAVGWLAATAAGLSESARTVVALGTAFPNSGNYGIPLVQLAFGVAVVPQQAVMVSLHTTLLLIVGVPLLGRGEVGIGRLAREVFRTPLVPAVILGLAIKMSGLALPEPIGLPLRICGSALTPMALIALGAQLCAARPLSSTRGLGLGLVLRLGAAPLLTFVAAYFLNLPRELIELLVVGACTPVGVLLSIVAAEFGVKETLSTTLVIASTALSPLAASAALILLRAG
- a CDS encoding Asp/Glu racemase, producing MHLPFELDAGIASRAAIGLIVLATDHTIEHEWRKMLALDGVAFYESRILSGNRVTPEMLASMEVGLKDATALIRPGERLDVIAYGCTSGAMVIGEETVFRRIREARPDVPCTTPITAALVALKTLDARRIALLTPYADEINRMMRRYIEARGVAVPVMGSFNNEYDNEVARITPASVEAAALELGRNPAVDAVFVSCTSVRLAEHVASIEAKLGKPVTSSNHAMAWHSLRLAGYKDPVPGFGRLLEI
- the speD gene encoding adenosylmethionine decarboxylase yields the protein MPDLSRTAAGASPAIFIADDDAPKDYFVTRNGKTFAGTHLIVDLSGAGHLDDVPYIERALIEAVEAADATLLHIHLHHFTPNGGVSGVAVLAESHISIHTWPERGFAALDIFMCGRANPHKSIPVLERAFKPESLSVQEFLRGEVQGEAVAAE
- a CDS encoding DUF1028 domain-containing protein translates to MTWSIVAHDAKTGAFAVAVTTRFFAVGALCPHVQSHVGAVATQALINPLYGPRALALLSDEVDPTEAIRQLVAPDDGREARQLHMIDRRGRIGQHTGKNCIGWCGHLKGEGYAVAGNMLTGAAVIEETAKAYESGKALPFAERLMVALGAGQVAGGDKRGKQSAALRIHTSETYPALDLRVDDHPDPLIELRRLYEVSKQIFQPFMKFLPSAANPAGIYDRAVIDAELARIAAVKG
- a CDS encoding ABC transporter ATP-binding protein is translated as MALAPLERRDKGGSGTPALLDVRDLKTYFRTDEGEHRAVDGVSFSVAAGRTLGIVGESGCGKSVTSLTIMGLVPCPPGRIAGGEVLFEGRDLLKLPQDRLSELRGNDISMVFQEPMTSLNPAFTVGEQIAEAIRRHKRVPAREARERAIEMLRRVRIPAAERRFDDYPHKLSGGMRQRVMIAMALACDPKLLIADEPTTALDVTIQAQILDLMRELREAFGTAIVMITHDLGVIAEIADEVIVMYAGKVVEQAPVATLFEDPQHPYTIGLLGALPNLHDDQARLATIEGAVPNPLAMPEGCSFNPRCPFADGECRKASPALAEAAPGHLAACLKAPLAEGVR
- a CDS encoding oligopeptide/dipeptide ABC transporter ATP-binding protein produces the protein MEHAGGAAPLLQVDGLVKHFAARRDILGRARGAIRAVDAVDFSVMPGETLALVGESGCGKSTTGRLVLRLIEPDAGAIRFDGLNVLGLTSAEMRALRRNMQIVFQDPYASLNPRMTVGQMLAEPLAVHGLAAGAEREERVAELLRVVGLAPHHARRYPHEFSGGQRQRIGIARALAVEPKLLVCDEPVSALDVSVRAQVVNLLKDLQSRFALSYIFISHDLALVKHIADRVAVMYLGKIVELAHKNSLFAAPHHPYTQALLSAIPLPEPRHVRQRMMLEGDVPSAHAVPPGCRFHTRCPHAQERCRTDAPAFSDDGSGHFTACHFWREIPTPPGLAAHDGDQVRNARLERLQAYFTQGKIEGSSV
- a CDS encoding ABC transporter substrate-binding protein; the encoded protein is MRGIVKFVVTLGLTAALFGTADAKTLRIGLAEDPDILDPTLARTFVGRIVFASLCDKLFEITPDLKIVPQLATGYEWSADNKTLTIKLRQGVVFHDGEQFDAQAAKFSLERHLNMQGSNRKAEISAVQSVDAVDDNTIRLNLSKPFAPLLAALTDRAGMMVSPKAAQAEAGNFGAAPVCAGPYKFVERVAQDHITLAKFDNYWNKDAFHVDQVEFRTIIDNPARLANLESGSLDMIERLPPTDVPTVRKDSKLQIASITELGYQSIEFNTNNGPMAQSPIGQDPRLREAFELAIDRDALNQVVFNGEFTPGNQWVAPGNPYYAKDFPVPKRDVEKAKALLKAAGHPNLEVTMMTPTTQEPQAVAQVIQAMVKEAGIDLKIQSVEFATSLDRAEKGDFEAYLIGWSGRSDPDGNIYNFVACKAPLNDGHYCNPELDKVLDESRASSDPAARAKVYEKVAAIVLNERPWIFLYHRKWIWGLTKNVDGYTPYPDGLIRLAGVNLK
- a CDS encoding ABC transporter permease, whose product is MIAFLARRLLIAIPTLFFASIIVFGLQQLLPGDPALALAGEDRDPAVIAYFHAKYHLDEPLPVRYGLWVRDVFRGDLGESIRIKEPVGKLVLEKLPVTLELGTVAFLIALSIGIPAGIVSAVRRGTVWDYGANVFALWGISTPNFWLGIMLILLLSVDLGWLPASGFVPPSEDLAENLRTIVMPAFVLGNAVAAVIMRHTRSAMLQVLSADYVRTARAKGLPERVVVLRHSLRNALIPVITLGALEFGQLLSGAVLTEQVFTIPGFGKLIVDAVFNRDYAVVQGVVLVTATIYIFLNVCADFAYFLVNPRLRA
- a CDS encoding ABC transporter permease — protein: MTTVQQAKSRGLQELSPFGQAMRRLLRHPSAVFGGAVVVFFVAIAIAAPWVSPYDPLKTSFSAVRKAATLAHIFGTDEIGRDVLSRVIFGARASLLAGVVSVAIAVGLGVPIGLVSGYAGRWVDGILMRITDAMLACPFLILAIAFAAFLGPSLTNAMIAIGVSVMPIFMRLTRAQTLSVKVEDYVEAAKALGNPHWRILLRHILPNVLPPLMVQATLAIAQAIIAEASLSFLGLGQQPPAPSWGSMLNTAKNFLDNAPWMALWPGVAIFLVVLAFNLLGDGLRDALDPRRK